One Lachnospiraceae bacterium C1.1 genomic region harbors:
- the gdhA gene encoding NADP-specific glutamate dehydrogenase, with amino-acid sequence MSYAEEVYNVLAEKHAEQKEFLQAAKEVLESLKVVIDANEAEYRKTALIERLVTPERQILFRVPWVDDNGVARVNNGYRVQFNSAIGPYKGGLRFHPSVNLSIIKFLGFEQIFKNSLTSLPIGGGKGGADFDPHGKSDAEVMRFCQSFMTELSKYIGADVDVPAGDIGVGGREIGFLYGQYKRITGLYEGVLTGKGLTYGGSLARTQATGYGLLYLTQEMLKSNGIDIAGQTVVVSGAGNVAIYAIEKAQQLGAKVVSCSDSTGWIYDPEGIDVALLKEVKEVNRARLTQYAEKRSSAQYHEGKGVFSIKCDVALPCATQNELGLEDAKALVSNGVKAVCEGANMPTTYEATKYLQENKVLFVGGKAANAGGVATSALEMSQNSERLSWTFDEVDNRLHKIMVNIFHNLDDAAKEYGLAGDYVAGANIAGFLKVAEAMKAQGLV; translated from the coding sequence ATGTCATACGCTGAGGAAGTCTATAACGTACTCGCAGAGAAGCACGCTGAACAGAAAGAATTCTTACAGGCTGCAAAAGAAGTATTAGAGTCACTTAAGGTTGTAATTGATGCAAACGAGGCTGAATACAGAAAGACAGCTCTTATTGAGAGACTGGTAACACCTGAAAGACAGATTCTTTTCAGAGTTCCGTGGGTTGATGATAATGGCGTTGCAAGAGTTAACAATGGTTACAGAGTACAGTTTAATTCTGCAATTGGTCCTTACAAGGGAGGACTTCGTTTCCATCCTTCAGTTAATTTAAGTATCATTAAGTTCCTTGGATTTGAGCAGATCTTTAAGAATTCTCTTACAAGCCTTCCTATCGGCGGTGGTAAGGGTGGCGCTGACTTCGATCCTCACGGAAAGAGCGATGCTGAGGTTATGAGATTCTGCCAGAGCTTTATGACAGAGCTCAGCAAATACATCGGTGCAGATGTGGACGTTCCTGCAGGTGATATCGGGGTAGGTGGAAGAGAAATCGGTTTCCTCTATGGTCAGTATAAGAGAATCACAGGTCTCTATGAAGGTGTTCTTACAGGTAAAGGCCTTACATACGGCGGATCTCTTGCACGTACACAGGCTACAGGTTATGGACTTCTTTATCTTACACAGGAAATGCTTAAGAGCAATGGTATTGATATTGCAGGTCAGACTGTTGTTGTTTCCGGTGCCGGTAATGTTGCTATATATGCAATCGAAAAGGCTCAGCAGCTTGGCGCTAAGGTTGTTAGCTGCTCAGATTCTACAGGCTGGATCTATGATCCTGAAGGAATCGATGTTGCACTTCTTAAGGAAGTTAAGGAAGTTAACAGAGCTCGTCTTACACAGTATGCTGAGAAGCGTTCAAGTGCTCAGTACCATGAAGGTAAGGGTGTATTCTCGATCAAGTGTGATGTTGCTCTTCCTTGCGCAACTCAGAACGAGCTTGGTCTTGAGGATGCAAAGGCACTTGTTTCAAACGGTGTTAAAGCTGTTTGTGAAGGTGCTAACATGCCTACAACTTATGAGGCAACAAAGTATCTTCAGGAGAATAAGGTTCTCTTTGTTGGTGGTAAGGCTGCAAATGCCGGCGGTGTTGCAACTTCAGCACTTGAGATGAGCCAGAACTCAGAGAGACTTTCATGGACATTTGATGAAGTTGATAACAGACTTCACAAGATCATGGTTAATATTTTCCATAACCTTGATGATGCAGCTAAGGAGTACGGCCTTGCAGGCGACTACGTTGCAGGTGCAAATATCGCAGGATTCCTTAAGGTTGCAGAGGCAATGAAGGCACAGGGACTTGTATAA
- a CDS encoding ABC transporter permease, which yields MAKYAIKRFVLAIVTIFIICAITFFAMNAIPGGPFNKEKASSPAVQAVLEERFHLNEPVGTQFLIYMGNLLHGDFGVSLKTGRDIWQTISESFAVSARIGFFAMLIALIIGVVLGSLAALFRNKLPDRLIVFFSTLATAVPSFVMASLLLLIFCIQLKVIPVWSTSNQNYILPVIALSLYPMAYITRLTKTSMLDVLGQDYVRTAKAKGVSWVSMIFKHSLRNALIPVITYVGPMTASIMTGSLVVETIFTIGGLGSKFVESITNRDYTMIMGTTIFLAILMVVVNLLSDLVYKLVDPRIKFE from the coding sequence GTGGCTAAGTATGCAATAAAACGATTTGTTTTGGCAATCGTCACTATCTTTATTATTTGTGCGATTACCTTTTTTGCCATGAACGCTATCCCCGGCGGACCTTTCAACAAAGAAAAGGCCTCTTCACCGGCAGTTCAGGCAGTTCTGGAGGAACGTTTTCATCTGAATGAACCTGTAGGAACCCAGTTCCTTATTTACATGGGAAATCTTTTACATGGTGATTTCGGAGTTTCCTTAAAAACAGGACGTGATATCTGGCAGACGATCTCAGAATCATTTGCTGTATCTGCGAGAATCGGCTTTTTTGCAATGCTGATAGCCCTTATTATTGGTGTTGTTTTGGGAAGTCTTGCAGCTCTTTTCAGAAATAAGCTTCCGGACAGACTTATAGTTTTCTTCTCTACACTTGCTACAGCAGTACCGAGTTTCGTAATGGCATCACTGCTTTTGCTTATTTTCTGCATTCAGCTTAAAGTCATTCCGGTATGGAGTACATCAAATCAGAATTATATTCTGCCGGTAATTGCTCTTTCTCTGTATCCGATGGCTTATATTACAAGACTTACAAAGACAAGTATGCTGGATGTTCTTGGACAGGATTATGTCAGAACAGCAAAGGCGAAGGGTGTTTCATGGGTAAGCATGATATTTAAGCACTCATTAAGAAATGCTCTTATACCTGTAATTACATATGTTGGTCCTATGACAGCATCGATCATGACAGGAAGCCTTGTAGTAGAAACGATATTTACTATCGGAGGTCTCGGATCTAAATTTGTAGAGTCGATCACAAACCGTGATTATACGATGATAATGGGAACAACAATCTTCCTTGCAATACTTATGGTTGTTGTAAATCTGCTTTCGGACCTTGTATATAAACTTGTTGATCCGAGAATTAAATTTGAGTAA
- a CDS encoding ABC transporter permease, producing the protein MDTPKKNLLSTQLDLSKFVKATDEEKRQAEVMSESTTFFRDGMKKLMKNPLAVGSIIVLALILLLIIFAPMVVPYSYEEILTVNGVRDNGAKNLGAFEYSQMEQEFMAQGGKVFPHIMGTDELCRDYFIRVVYGTRVSLFVGIFASLVVLVIGVLYGAVSGYTGGKVDLIMMRIVDIIYSLPDLLVIILLSVVLRETLDLSSVPVLSSLGTNMVSLFIVFGLLYWVGMARLVRAEILSIKENEYVLAARSIGAKPGHIIWRHILPNCISVIIIATALQIPSAIFTESYLSFLGLGVALPMPSLGSLANAARQGMQSNPMKLVFPAVMICLVVLAFNLLGDGLRDAFDPKLKK; encoded by the coding sequence ATGGATACACCAAAGAAAAATCTGCTTAGTACGCAGCTTGATTTAAGTAAATTTGTAAAAGCAACGGATGAGGAAAAACGCCAGGCGGAAGTAATGAGTGAATCAACTACTTTTTTCCGTGATGGAATGAAAAAACTTATGAAGAATCCTCTTGCCGTTGGAAGTATCATTGTGCTTGCACTGATACTTTTATTGATAATATTTGCACCAATGGTAGTTCCTTACAGTTATGAGGAAATCCTTACGGTTAACGGTGTCCGTGACAATGGTGCAAAAAACCTTGGAGCATTTGAGTATTCTCAGATGGAGCAGGAATTCATGGCTCAGGGAGGAAAGGTATTTCCTCATATCATGGGAACAGACGAACTTTGTCGTGATTATTTCATAAGAGTCGTATATGGTACAAGGGTTTCACTTTTTGTAGGTATTTTTGCAAGCCTTGTAGTTCTGGTGATCGGTGTTCTTTATGGAGCTGTTTCCGGTTATACAGGAGGAAAGGTAGATTTGATAATGATGAGAATAGTGGATATTATCTATTCCCTTCCGGATCTTCTGGTTATCATACTTCTCTCGGTGGTATTAAGAGAAACACTTGATCTTTCATCAGTACCTGTTCTGAGTTCTCTCGGAACTAACATGGTTTCACTCTTTATTGTTTTCGGTCTTCTTTACTGGGTTGGAATGGCAAGACTTGTTAGAGCTGAAATTCTTTCAATTAAGGAGAATGAATATGTTCTTGCGGCTCGTTCGATCGGTGCAAAACCGGGACATATTATTTGGAGACACATTCTTCCTAACTGCATAAGTGTGATCATTATTGCAACTGCTTTGCAAATCCCTTCAGCGATATTTACTGAGAGTTATCTTTCTTTCCTTGGACTTGGTGTTGCACTTCCGATGCCTTCACTCGGAAGTCTTGCAAACGCTGCAAGACAGGGTATGCAGTCAAATCCTATGAAGCTTGTATTCCCTGCAGTTATGATCTGCCTCGTAGTACTTGCATTTAATCTGCTTGGTGATGGACTCAGAGATGCATTTGATCCTAAGCTTAAGAAATAA
- a CDS encoding ABC transporter ATP-binding protein, whose amino-acid sequence MNENKIESINKDNEDYVLQVKNLHTSFFTDKGEVKSVNGVSFNLKKGKILGVVGESGSGKSVTAYSIMQILADTGRVVEGEILYKGQNILDYSKKEIQGFRGKCCSIIFQDPMTSLNPVFTIGHQIMEAVMLHTNKNKKEAEERAIELLKLVGINEPEKRLKQYPFEHSGGMRQRVMIAMALATEPDILIADEPTTALDVTIQAQILELLQDIQKKMGMAIILVTHDLGVIASMCDEIIVMYGGRVCERGSAEDIFYHPCHEYTKGLLRSIPNLDNMGEKLIPIAGNPINLLNMPKGCAFCSRCDNALKICIDEVPYEMEMAEGHHASCWLNVMRQLEQEGKLAVNE is encoded by the coding sequence ATGAATGAGAACAAAATAGAATCTATAAATAAAGACAATGAAGATTATGTTCTTCAGGTAAAGAATCTTCATACTTCATTCTTTACAGATAAAGGTGAGGTTAAATCAGTAAATGGAGTATCTTTTAACCTCAAAAAAGGAAAAATTCTTGGTGTTGTTGGAGAATCCGGATCGGGAAAAAGTGTAACAGCCTATTCTATAATGCAGATACTTGCTGACACAGGTCGTGTAGTTGAAGGCGAGATCCTTTATAAAGGACAGAATATCCTTGATTACAGCAAGAAAGAGATCCAGGGTTTCAGAGGCAAATGCTGCAGTATTATTTTCCAGGATCCGATGACGAGCCTTAATCCGGTCTTTACTATCGGACATCAGATCATGGAAGCAGTAATGCTGCATACCAATAAAAATAAGAAGGAAGCTGAAGAGAGGGCAATCGAGCTTCTTAAGCTCGTAGGTATCAATGAACCTGAAAAACGTCTGAAGCAGTATCCTTTTGAGCACTCCGGCGGTATGAGACAGAGAGTTATGATCGCCATGGCTCTCGCAACTGAACCGGATATTCTTATAGCAGATGAGCCTACAACTGCGCTTGATGTTACGATCCAGGCTCAGATACTTGAACTTTTGCAGGATATCCAGAAAAAGATGGGAATGGCTATTATCCTTGTTACACACGATCTTGGTGTTATAGCATCAATGTGTGATGAGATAATAGTTATGTATGGCGGACGCGTATGTGAAAGAGGCAGTGCGGAGGATATTTTCTATCATCCCTGTCATGAATACACAAAGGGTCTTCTTCGCTCTATCCCTAATCTTGATAATATGGGCGAGAAACTCATACCTATCGCGGGTAACCCGATAAACCTTTTGAATATGCCTAAGGGCTGCGCATTTTGTTCGAGATGTGATAATGCACTTAAAATTTGTATAGATGAAGTGCCTTATGAAATGGAAATGGCTGAAGGACATCATGCATCATGCTGGCTTAATGTTATGCGTCAGTTAGAGCAGGAAGGGAAATTAGCAGTAAATGAGTGA
- a CDS encoding ATP-binding cassette domain-containing protein: MSEDNKYLVEVKDLKQHFNIPSGFFGHQTLKAVDGVSFNIKSGETLGLVGESGCGKTTVGRTLLRLYQPTSGEVRFNGELVTDKNITSLRKEMQMVFQDPYSSLDPRMTVEDIIGEPLDIHKLYTSKSERRDKILSIMELVGLNAEHATRYVHEFSGGQRQRIGIARALAVNPSFIVCDEPVSALDVSIQAQVINMFEDLQEKLGMAYLFIAHDLLIVHHISDRIAVMYLGRVVEIADADELNESPIHPYTLSLLSAVPVPDPIKAKANKRIILEGDVPSPLNMPTGCPFRTRCKYATEQCAAECPSLTERGNGHMVACWNR, translated from the coding sequence ATGAGTGAAGATAATAAATACCTTGTCGAGGTAAAGGATTTAAAACAACATTTTAATATACCGTCAGGCTTCTTTGGTCACCAGACACTTAAAGCTGTTGATGGCGTCAGTTTTAATATAAAAAGCGGAGAAACACTTGGACTGGTAGGAGAGTCCGGGTGTGGCAAAACAACTGTAGGACGTACTCTTTTGAGACTTTATCAGCCTACAAGCGGCGAAGTGAGATTTAACGGTGAATTAGTTACGGATAAAAACATTACATCTTTGAGAAAAGAAATGCAGATGGTATTTCAGGATCCGTATTCATCGCTTGACCCAAGAATGACAGTTGAGGATATTATCGGAGAACCGCTGGATATACATAAGCTTTACACATCAAAATCTGAACGCAGGGATAAGATACTCAGCATAATGGAACTTGTAGGATTAAATGCCGAGCATGCGACAAGATATGTGCATGAATTTTCCGGCGGACAGAGACAAAGGATTGGTATAGCAAGGGCTCTTGCGGTCAATCCCAGTTTTATTGTATGTGATGAACCGGTTTCGGCTCTTGATGTTTCGATCCAGGCTCAGGTAATAAACATGTTTGAAGATCTGCAGGAAAAGCTTGGTATGGCCTATCTTTTCATTGCTCATGATCTTCTGATAGTTCATCATATTTCTGACAGGATCGCAGTAATGTATCTTGGGAGAGTTGTAGAGATAGCGGATGCAGATGAGCTCAACGAATCACCGATCCATCCCTACACCTTGTCACTTCTTTCGGCAGTACCGGTACCGGATCCTATAAAGGCTAAGGCAAATAAAAGGATCATACTTGAGGGAGATGTTCCAAGTCCTCTCAATATGCCTACCGGTTGTCCTTTCAGAACAAGATGTAAGTATGCTACAGAGCAGTGTGCAGCTGAATGTCCTTCACTGACAGAACGCGGCAACGGCCATATGGTAGCTTGCTGGAACAGATAA
- a CDS encoding peptide ABC transporter substrate-binding protein: MKKLLAILLTGAMTFSLLSGCGSSSGSSAASESASTVSESNKLRVCLASEPDHLDPALNATVDGAALASNSFVGLYTYNESGEIVPALASDMQTSDDGLTYTITLKDDLKWSDGSDLTAADFEYSWKRAADPQTAADYAYLLDVFAKNADGTIAVSASDDGKSLTCTLESPCPYFMSLLAFPVFMPVKQEAVESASDWQTNPGSWASEAGFVTNGAFTLAEWKHNESMVYVKNPYFYDADNVKLEELDFMLSADDTAKLAAYNAGDLDYIDPLPNDELANLKDSEEFHVLEEIGTYYVVFNVNSSIFDGKTPEQASNMRKAMGYLVDRQTVVDNIGQTGQTPANAFIPETMSDGNGGIFKTSDDAYTYPDEASNGYYPIEVNIEKAVELLKEAGYEFDANNMLSADTPIHMNYLTNDTTQHLAVAQQLQQDFAQIGITMDIQTEDWQTFINDRNNANYDVCRGGWIADYDDPINMLEIFVPNEADSGNDHPMLGFNPTEAAPDWTEYMSLIKEIKADADLADREAKMHQAEDMLMDTGAVVPIYFYNEAYLQKANVTGAYANVFGTRYFLYASKS; this comes from the coding sequence ATGAAGAAGTTACTAGCAATACTTCTCACCGGCGCTATGACATTCAGTCTTCTCAGTGGATGCGGAAGTTCATCAGGATCTTCAGCTGCTTCTGAGAGCGCATCAACAGTAAGCGAAAGCAACAAATTAAGAGTCTGCCTTGCAAGTGAACCGGATCATCTTGATCCTGCACTGAATGCGACCGTAGATGGTGCTGCATTGGCATCCAACTCATTCGTTGGTCTCTATACTTACAATGAGAGCGGAGAGATCGTACCGGCACTTGCCAGTGATATGCAGACATCAGATGACGGTCTCACATACACTATTACACTTAAGGATGATCTTAAGTGGAGTGACGGCTCAGATCTTACAGCAGCAGATTTTGAGTATTCATGGAAGAGAGCTGCAGATCCTCAGACAGCAGCAGATTATGCATATCTTCTTGATGTATTTGCAAAAAATGCCGATGGAACAATTGCAGTATCAGCAAGTGATGACGGAAAGAGCCTTACATGTACACTTGAGTCTCCATGTCCTTATTTCATGAGTCTTCTTGCATTCCCGGTATTTATGCCTGTTAAGCAGGAAGCGGTTGAATCAGCTTCAGACTGGCAGACAAACCCGGGTTCATGGGCTTCAGAGGCCGGATTTGTTACAAACGGTGCATTTACTCTTGCTGAGTGGAAGCACAATGAGTCAATGGTTTATGTAAAGAACCCTTACTTCTATGATGCAGATAATGTAAAGCTTGAGGAACTTGATTTCATGCTTTCTGCAGATGATACTGCAAAGCTTGCAGCATACAATGCAGGAGATCTTGATTATATTGATCCGCTTCCGAATGATGAGCTTGCAAATCTTAAGGATAGCGAGGAGTTCCACGTTCTTGAAGAAATCGGAACATATTATGTAGTATTTAATGTAAACAGCTCGATCTTTGATGGTAAGACACCTGAGCAGGCTTCAAACATGAGAAAAGCTATGGGCTATCTTGTAGACAGACAGACCGTTGTTGATAATATCGGTCAGACAGGTCAGACTCCTGCAAATGCCTTCATTCCTGAGACAATGAGCGATGGCAATGGCGGAATCTTTAAGACAAGTGATGATGCTTATACATATCCTGACGAGGCTTCTAACGGATACTATCCTATAGAAGTAAATATTGAGAAGGCTGTAGAGCTCCTTAAGGAAGCAGGATATGAGTTTGATGCTAATAACATGCTTTCGGCAGATACACCGATCCATATGAATTACCTTACAAACGATACAACACAGCATCTTGCAGTTGCACAGCAGCTTCAGCAGGATTTTGCACAGATCGGTATCACAATGGATATTCAGACTGAAGACTGGCAGACATTCATAAATGACAGAAATAACGCTAACTATGATGTATGCCGTGGTGGTTGGATCGCAGATTACGATGATCCTATCAACATGCTTGAGATCTTTGTTCCTAATGAGGCAGATTCCGGAAACGATCACCCTATGCTTGGATTTAATCCTACAGAAGCTGCTCCTGACTGGACAGAGTACATGAGCCTTATAAAAGAGATCAAGGCTGATGCTGATCTGGCTGATCGTGAAGCTAAGATGCACCAGGCTGAAGATATGCTTATGGATACAGGAGCTGTAGTTCCGATTTATTTCTATAATGAAGCTTATCTCCAGAAAGCAAATGTAACCGGCGCATATGCAAATGTATTTGGAACAAGATATTTCCTTTATGCTTCTAAATCATAA